In Microcoleus sp. AS-A8, the following are encoded in one genomic region:
- a CDS encoding ATP-binding protein: protein MARSQLVTQTPVEVLAPQLDLTAQLAKAAEIEELFKTGFIPTDRSSDYFKWLDELRFLKQCGRVIGPRDVGKSRASIHYREEDRKRVSYVRAWSESSSKRLFTQILKDINHAAANGKREDLRPRLAGSLELFGIELVIVDNADNLQREALLDLKQLFDESGVPIVLVGGQEVDSKLDCFDLLTCFPTLFEFEKLNYEDLRKTLRTIELDILALPEASCLTKGTMFETLAISTEARIGILIKILTKAVLHSLKKGFGRVDEGILKNIANRYGMKYVPPKPTNDSEDCSVVAS from the coding sequence ATGGCGCGATCGCAACTTGTAACTCAGACACCTGTTGAAGTTTTGGCTCCTCAGTTAGATTTAACCGCTCAACTTGCCAAGGCTGCTGAAATAGAGGAGCTATTCAAAACGGGTTTTATTCCAACCGATCGCTCTTCTGACTACTTCAAATGGTTGGATGAACTGCGGTTCCTTAAACAATGTGGTCGTGTTATTGGTCCGAGGGATGTCGGCAAAAGCCGTGCATCAATCCACTATCGAGAAGAGGATCGCAAACGAGTTTCTTATGTGAGAGCGTGGTCAGAATCGAGTTCCAAACGATTATTTACACAAATTCTCAAGGACATTAATCATGCAGCAGCCAACGGTAAGCGGGAGGATTTGCGTCCTAGATTGGCAGGTAGCCTTGAGCTATTTGGCATTGAACTAGTCATCGTTGACAATGCAGACAATCTTCAACGAGAAGCCCTACTCGATCTGAAGCAGCTTTTTGATGAGTCTGGGGTTCCTATTGTTTTAGTTGGAGGACAGGAAGTAGACAGCAAATTGGATTGCTTCGACTTACTAACTTGCTTTCCAACGTTATTCGAGTTTGAGAAACTCAACTACGAAGACTTGAGAAAAACCTTACGGACTATCGAGCTTGATATCCTTGCCCTACCGGAAGCATCTTGTTTAACGAAAGGAACGATGTTTGAAACTCTAGCCATCAGTACGGAAGCCCGTATAGGTATCTTAATCAAGATTTTGACGAAGGCGGTTTTACACTCGCTTAAAAAAGGCTTTGGCAGAGTTGATGAAGGGATTTTGAAGAACATTGCAAATCGATATGGCATGAAATATGTTCCCCCTAAACCAACAAATGACAGTGAGGATTGCTCGGTTGTTGCTAGCTAG
- a CDS encoding Mu transposase C-terminal domain-containing protein — MVHFYCSSEWMLFSSMLDDPSELTEELTQDLDTLYLGESNFQVDPSQILRETADKHKLKFNLVQWLAESPNRTIKSQRKQVIANTLNISTRQVERLLKQYIKDELPETTGAQRSDKGKHRISEYWEEFVKTSYEKSIKDKHPLSPAEVVREVKRHAIVELGIEEGDYPHPATIYRVLKPLIEHQNRKKRVRNPGSGSWLAVETRTGQLLKAEFSNQIVQCDHTKLDIRIVDSDGVLLPERPWLTTVVDTFSSCVLGYHLWRKQPGSDEVALALRHAILPKNYPSGYELGKPWEIGGSPLQYFFTDGGKDFRSKHLKAIGKKLGFQCELRDRPPQGGIVERVFKTINTQVLKGLPGYTGPNVQERPEQAEKEACLTIHDLDKILAGFFCDDYNHQPYPKDPKDTRFERWFKGMGGKLPEVPDERELDICLMQETQRVVQAHGSVQFKNLTYRGESLRQHSGKYVTLRYDPDNILTLCVYSNETDDKLGDFLGYAHAINLDSQDLSLDELKRLNKERSQARKEHSNYDALLALGKRKKLVEERKQDKKDRQRAEQKQLRQASKKDSNVVKLRQDRASTSSKKNEPLELLPERISREQIKPQQPEPQPEETLPSTSDAQEQERHRLIISNRQSKLKRIW; from the coding sequence ATGGTACATTTTTACTGCTCCTCAGAATGGATGCTCTTCTCCTCGATGCTAGACGACCCATCTGAACTGACAGAAGAATTGACACAAGATTTAGATACTCTCTACCTCGGTGAGAGTAATTTTCAAGTCGATCCCTCACAAATTCTTCGAGAAACGGCTGATAAACACAAACTTAAATTTAATCTCGTTCAATGGCTTGCCGAATCTCCGAATCGCACGATTAAGTCTCAAAGGAAGCAGGTGATCGCAAATACCCTAAATATTTCTACTCGGCAGGTAGAGCGCCTCCTCAAGCAATACATCAAAGATGAGCTGCCAGAGACAACAGGAGCGCAACGCTCAGATAAGGGGAAGCATCGCATCAGTGAATACTGGGAAGAATTTGTTAAGACAAGTTATGAGAAGAGTATTAAGGATAAACATCCACTATCTCCAGCAGAAGTCGTTCGTGAAGTGAAGCGACACGCAATCGTTGAGCTTGGGATTGAAGAGGGTGACTATCCCCATCCAGCCACGATCTATCGAGTGTTGAAGCCCTTAATTGAGCATCAAAACCGGAAAAAGCGTGTTAGAAATCCGGGTTCAGGCTCTTGGCTGGCAGTTGAGACAAGAACTGGACAACTATTGAAGGCGGAGTTTAGCAACCAAATCGTCCAATGTGACCACACAAAGCTGGATATTCGGATCGTCGATAGTGATGGCGTGCTATTACCTGAGCGACCTTGGTTAACTACTGTCGTAGACACTTTCTCAAGCTGCGTTCTTGGTTATCACTTATGGAGAAAGCAACCAGGTTCTGATGAGGTAGCTCTGGCTTTAAGACATGCCATCTTACCCAAGAACTATCCCTCTGGATATGAGCTTGGAAAACCGTGGGAGATAGGTGGCTCTCCGCTCCAATATTTTTTTACTGACGGTGGGAAGGATTTTCGCTCAAAGCATCTAAAAGCCATTGGTAAGAAGCTAGGTTTCCAGTGCGAACTGCGCGATCGCCCTCCTCAAGGCGGGATTGTAGAACGAGTTTTCAAAACCATCAATACTCAGGTTCTCAAGGGACTCCCTGGTTACACAGGTCCAAATGTTCAGGAGCGCCCGGAGCAGGCAGAAAAGGAAGCCTGCTTGACCATTCACGATTTGGATAAAATCCTAGCTGGGTTCTTCTGCGATGACTATAACCACCAGCCATATCCCAAAGACCCTAAGGATACAAGGTTTGAGAGATGGTTTAAAGGAATGGGTGGAAAATTACCTGAAGTGCCAGACGAGCGAGAACTAGATATTTGTCTAATGCAAGAGACTCAGCGAGTTGTTCAAGCTCATGGCTCTGTCCAATTTAAGAATCTGACCTATCGAGGAGAATCACTCAGGCAACATAGCGGCAAATACGTCACATTGCGATACGACCCTGACAATATCCTGACGTTGTGTGTCTACAGCAACGAAACGGATGACAAGCTGGGAGATTTTCTGGGATATGCTCATGCGATAAACCTGGATAGTCAGGATTTGAGTTTGGATGAGTTGAAAAGGCTCAACAAAGAGCGAAGCCAAGCTCGTAAGGAACATTCAAACTATGATGCTCTGCTGGCGCTAGGCAAACGGAAGAAACTTGTTGAGGAACGTAAACAGGACAAAAAGGACAGGCAGCGAGCTGAACAAAAACAGTTACGGCAAGCCTCCAAAAAAGACTCAAATGTCGTCAAGTTACGTCAGGATAGGGCTTCAACCTCTTCAAAGAAAAATGAGCCGCTTGAACTTTTGCCAGAACGGATTTCCAGGGAACAAATCAAGCCTCAACAACCAGAACCACAACCCGAAGAAACATTACCCTCTACATCTGATGCTCAAGAGCAGGAGAGGCATCGGCTGATAATTTCTAATCGTCAAAGCAAATTGAAAAGGATCTGGTGA